A single genomic interval of Haloterrigena salifodinae harbors:
- a CDS encoding TrkH family potassium uptake protein → MDLHVDYRVSVSLVGTVLKYTTVPLFLPLAIAVIYGESALPFVVTILVALAVGLGLEELHSEPKLGRREGFLFVALTWLAVPLIGMLPYLVAGQGTIASPANALFESMSGFTTTGSTVLGEISVERHSRSILMWRQLTQWLGGMGIIVLMVAILPQLSVGGAQLMEEEAPGFSLERLTPGIRETARALWRIYIGFTVLAVGLYYALHAGGLAPNMDLYNAVAHALTTMPTGGFSPEARSVEAFSPAVQWAVMPFMLIAGTNFALFWHAFNGRSDRLFENSEFRSYVGTVGLVGAILTVFLVTGLGLAEPPEFVGTIPGNLEASTRHALFQSLAFITTTGYASMDFNTWSEPTQTVLLFAMFLGGSVGSAAGSIKIVRWYVIQRVVRRELLTDVHPNAVVPIRVSDEVIDEETIHGLLAFTLLFLILFAVSTILIYFDTHRIEENLTAFEVMSATVATLGNVGPGFGIVGPMNSFLPFSDAAKLYMVFLMWIGRLEILTVLVVLTPSYWWD, encoded by the coding sequence ATGGATCTCCACGTCGACTACCGCGTTTCGGTGAGTCTCGTCGGTACCGTCCTGAAGTACACGACAGTCCCGTTGTTTCTGCCGCTGGCGATCGCGGTCATCTACGGGGAGTCCGCCCTCCCGTTCGTCGTCACGATCCTCGTCGCGCTCGCCGTCGGCCTTGGTCTCGAGGAACTCCATTCGGAGCCGAAACTCGGACGGCGCGAGGGCTTTCTCTTCGTCGCGCTGACGTGGCTCGCCGTCCCGCTGATCGGCATGCTCCCCTATCTCGTCGCCGGTCAGGGGACGATCGCCTCCCCCGCGAACGCGCTCTTCGAGTCGATGTCCGGGTTCACGACGACGGGGTCGACCGTCCTCGGTGAGATTTCCGTCGAGCGCCACTCCCGATCGATCCTCATGTGGCGCCAGCTGACCCAGTGGCTCGGCGGGATGGGGATCATCGTCCTGATGGTCGCGATCCTCCCGCAGCTATCGGTCGGCGGCGCGCAACTGATGGAAGAGGAAGCCCCCGGCTTCAGCCTCGAGCGACTCACGCCCGGAATCAGGGAGACCGCGCGTGCGCTGTGGCGGATCTACATCGGCTTCACCGTCCTGGCCGTCGGCCTCTACTACGCCCTCCACGCGGGCGGACTCGCCCCGAACATGGACCTCTACAACGCCGTCGCTCACGCGCTCACGACGATGCCAACCGGAGGCTTCTCGCCCGAAGCGCGCAGCGTCGAGGCGTTCAGCCCCGCCGTCCAGTGGGCGGTGATGCCGTTCATGCTGATCGCCGGCACCAACTTCGCGCTCTTCTGGCACGCGTTCAACGGCCGCTCGGACCGGCTGTTCGAGAACTCGGAGTTTCGCTCGTACGTCGGGACGGTCGGGCTCGTCGGGGCGATCCTAACCGTTTTTCTGGTGACCGGCCTCGGACTGGCGGAGCCTCCCGAGTTCGTCGGCACCATCCCCGGCAACCTCGAGGCGTCGACCCGCCACGCGCTGTTCCAGTCGCTGGCGTTCATCACGACGACCGGCTACGCCAGCATGGACTTCAACACGTGGAGCGAGCCGACCCAGACCGTCCTCCTGTTCGCGATGTTCCTCGGCGGCTCCGTCGGCTCCGCCGCGGGCTCGATCAAGATCGTCCGCTGGTACGTCATCCAGCGGGTCGTCCGCCGCGAACTACTCACCGACGTCCACCCCAACGCGGTGGTCCCGATCCGCGTCTCCGACGAGGTCATCGACGAGGAAACGATCCACGGGCTGCTCGCCTTCACGCTGCTGTTTCTGATCCTGTTCGCCGTCTCGACGATCCTCATCTACTTCGACACCCATCGGATCGAGGAGAACCTGACCGCCTTCGAGGTGATGAGTGCGACGGTCGCCACGCTGGGGAACGTCGGTCCAGGGTTCGGTATCGTCGGGCCGATGAACAGCTTCCTGCCGTTCTCGGACGCCGCGAAGCTCTATATGGTGTTTCTCATGTGGATCGGTCGGCTCGAGATCCTCACCGTGCTGGTCGTGCTCACGCCGTCGTACTGGTGGGACTGA
- a CDS encoding YihY/virulence factor BrkB family protein, protein MIDRRFDFELAGDAVRLARSEQLTLLAAGVAFYGFISLVPLMLLALGLAASIGGEALAERLTSAATDVLTESARELLAETVLNDTGRQSATVAGALGLLWGSSRVLRGLDRAFSQVYGTAGSKSLLDTVWDAMVVFLVITGGLALVAALELLIRYVPFLGATIVGPIFVLLGLTVTFLPLYVVFPDADVDLREALPGTLVAAVGWYALSRTFSLYAAFAGDYVIYGALGAVFLVLAWLYLGAIILVFGAVLNAVLANREVDRQLQSPGHRQFSTEAMTDDATGADEGATDDHAGTATESAEAGSSRRRSARTRDRSEDPEALREEIERLRDRVDSFEDNVERRTVEKESLESELKRYVRRKQRRGHATDWGPYLVLLYGTAMSIGAFYFLEGGWAILAMLVVWTSTLGVYVLMVLFGFGISVLGLPGRVRDIVGERRS, encoded by the coding sequence GTGATCGACCGCAGGTTCGACTTCGAACTCGCCGGCGACGCCGTGCGCCTCGCTCGCAGCGAGCAGTTGACGCTGCTGGCGGCCGGCGTCGCCTTCTACGGGTTCATCTCGCTCGTGCCGCTGATGTTGCTCGCCCTGGGGCTTGCGGCTTCGATCGGCGGCGAGGCGCTGGCCGAACGGCTGACGTCCGCAGCCACCGACGTCCTCACGGAGTCTGCCCGGGAACTGCTCGCCGAGACGGTCCTCAACGACACCGGCCGGCAGAGCGCGACCGTCGCCGGCGCGCTCGGTCTGCTGTGGGGCTCGAGTCGCGTGCTCCGCGGCCTCGATCGGGCCTTCTCGCAGGTGTACGGCACCGCCGGCTCGAAGTCCTTGCTCGACACCGTCTGGGACGCGATGGTCGTCTTCCTCGTGATAACGGGCGGACTCGCGCTCGTCGCCGCCCTTGAGTTGCTGATCCGGTACGTGCCCTTCCTGGGGGCGACGATCGTCGGCCCGATCTTCGTCCTGCTTGGCCTCACCGTGACCTTCCTGCCGCTGTACGTCGTCTTCCCCGACGCTGACGTCGACCTCCGGGAGGCGCTTCCGGGGACGCTCGTCGCCGCCGTCGGCTGGTACGCTCTGAGCCGGACGTTCTCCCTCTATGCCGCGTTCGCCGGCGATTACGTCATCTACGGCGCACTCGGGGCCGTCTTTCTCGTGCTCGCCTGGCTGTACCTCGGCGCGATCATCCTCGTCTTCGGCGCCGTCCTCAATGCGGTCCTCGCCAACCGTGAAGTGGATCGGCAGCTACAAAGTCCCGGACATCGACAGTTTTCGACAGAAGCGATGACCGACGACGCCACGGGTGCCGACGAGGGGGCGACGGACGATCACGCAGGGACGGCTACGGAATCGGCGGAGGCGGGATCGAGCCGCCGTCGAAGCGCCCGCACGCGGGATCGATCGGAGGATCCCGAAGCGCTTCGCGAGGAGATCGAACGCCTGCGCGATCGAGTTGATTCGTTCGAGGACAACGTCGAACGCCGCACCGTCGAAAAGGAGTCCCTCGAGAGCGAACTCAAGCGCTACGTCCGCCGGAAGCAGCGACGGGGCCACGCCACCGACTGGGGGCCGTACCTCGTCTTGCTCTACGGGACGGCAATGTCCATCGGGGCGTTTTACTTCCTCGAGGGCGGCTGGGCGATCCTCGCGATGCTCGTCGTCTGGACCTCGACGCTCGGCGTCTACGTGCTGATGGTGCTGTTCGGCTTCGGGATCTCCGTCCTCGGTCTCCCCGGTCGTGTCCGCGATATAGTCGGCGAACGCCGTTCCTGA
- a CDS encoding aldehyde dehydrogenase family protein, with product MATESQPSGDRTDSISQRHQETAADVIPPNLKLYIGGDWVSSSAGETFETRDPTTGETLATVQAGTHEDIDRAVEAAWTAYDETWSGYSAAERQRVLEEIAARVEENQEAFARLETLDNGKPISEARIDMELVADHFRYFAGATRVNGGETIPSGDGQHVQTLREPYGVVGQIIPWNFPLLMAAWKLGPALAAGNCSVLKPAEETPLTVLKLMNEIDDVLPDGVVNVVTGFGPDAGEPLAKHPDIRKIAFTGSTEVGKQVMTQAAEHVHDITLELGGKSPLIIYPDADLEKAVATTITAIFYNTGECCSAGSRLFVHSDIKDEFVEALASTAEDLTVDDPLLEETTLGPKVTEEQAERTLEYIEEARDAGADFLTGGDVPDDEALAEGSFVSPTLIDDIDHDNRAVQEEIFGPVQEVFEWTDYETMIELANDVDYGLAAGIITNDITKAYETAKDIEAGNVWINQYNAFPAGMPFGGYKQSGIGREVGYEALAEHYTQTKTINLALE from the coding sequence ATGGCCACCGAATCGCAGCCGAGCGGCGACCGGACGGATAGTATCAGCCAGCGCCATCAGGAGACCGCAGCGGACGTCATTCCGCCGAATTTGAAACTGTATATCGGCGGCGACTGGGTCTCCAGTTCCGCTGGCGAAACGTTCGAAACGCGAGATCCGACGACGGGCGAGACGCTCGCGACGGTGCAGGCGGGTACCCACGAGGACATCGACCGGGCAGTGGAGGCCGCCTGGACTGCCTACGACGAGACGTGGTCGGGCTACTCGGCCGCCGAGCGCCAGCGCGTCCTCGAGGAGATCGCGGCCCGCGTCGAGGAGAACCAGGAGGCGTTCGCCCGCCTCGAGACCCTCGACAACGGGAAGCCGATCAGCGAGGCCAGAATCGACATGGAACTGGTCGCGGACCACTTCCGGTACTTCGCCGGGGCGACCCGCGTCAACGGCGGCGAGACGATCCCGAGCGGCGACGGGCAACACGTTCAGACGCTTCGCGAGCCCTACGGCGTCGTCGGACAGATCATCCCGTGGAACTTCCCGCTGTTGATGGCCGCCTGGAAGCTCGGCCCGGCGCTCGCCGCCGGCAACTGTTCAGTCCTCAAACCCGCCGAGGAAACCCCGCTCACAGTCCTCAAGCTCATGAACGAGATCGACGACGTCCTTCCGGACGGCGTCGTCAACGTCGTCACCGGATTCGGGCCCGACGCGGGCGAGCCGCTGGCGAAACATCCCGACATCCGAAAGATCGCCTTCACCGGATCGACCGAGGTCGGCAAGCAGGTGATGACCCAGGCCGCCGAGCACGTCCACGACATCACGCTTGAGCTGGGCGGGAAGAGCCCGCTGATCATCTATCCGGACGCGGATCTGGAGAAGGCGGTCGCCACGACGATCACGGCCATCTTCTACAACACCGGCGAGTGCTGTTCCGCGGGTTCGCGGCTGTTCGTTCACAGCGACATCAAAGACGAGTTCGTAGAGGCGTTAGCGTCGACCGCCGAGGACCTCACCGTCGACGACCCGCTGTTAGAGGAGACGACGCTGGGGCCGAAAGTCACCGAAGAGCAGGCCGAACGCACGCTCGAGTACATCGAGGAGGCCCGCGACGCCGGCGCCGACTTCCTGACCGGCGGTGACGTGCCCGACGACGAGGCGCTCGCGGAGGGGAGTTTCGTCTCCCCGACGCTGATCGACGACATCGACCACGACAACCGCGCCGTCCAGGAGGAGATCTTCGGGCCCGTCCAGGAGGTGTTCGAGTGGACCGACTACGAGACGATGATCGAACTGGCCAACGACGTCGACTACGGCTTGGCAGCGGGTATCATCACGAACGACATTACGAAGGCCTACGAGACGGCGAAGGACATCGAAGCGGGGAACGTCTGGATCAACCAGTACAACGCGTTCCCGGCCGGGATGCCCTTCGGCGGCTACAAACAGTCGGGAATCGGCCGCGAAGTCGGCTACGAGGCGCTGGCCGAACACTACACCCAGACGAAGACGATCAATCTCGCACTCGAGTGA
- a CDS encoding Vms1/Ankzf1 family peptidyl-tRNA hydrolase: protein MALASYELHERLDRLSSASADRDILVSLAVPPEETIGEARQPVETDYAEANQLDKRSFPKPLTDALETVRSELNEYDEIPESGLAIYAGVPDGDLVTVVFDDLPVPIDDSIYRHANEFDLEPLEDVTEPESTHGLLVVERGGAALGVLDDEGVEPLESFESEVPGKSSAGGQSAERFERDRERQKREFFDEVADRAERTFLGDEPVDSVLLGGTTGTVETFRDEADLDHRLEDRIVDEFAVEYATQQGLEQLAEKGQVALEERDRDDVRETLGEFFDRVGDDDPVTYGREAVDDALEFDAVETLLLSTGLDGADLQELGERTEQQGGETVVVPDDFPDGTRFAEAFDGVGALLRFPID from the coding sequence ATGGCACTCGCATCCTACGAACTCCACGAACGGCTCGACCGACTCTCGTCCGCAAGCGCCGACCGGGATATCCTCGTCAGCCTCGCCGTCCCGCCAGAGGAGACGATCGGCGAGGCTCGCCAACCCGTCGAGACCGACTACGCGGAGGCGAACCAGCTCGACAAGCGGTCGTTTCCGAAACCGCTCACCGACGCGCTGGAGACCGTCCGGAGCGAACTGAACGAGTACGACGAGATCCCCGAGAGCGGGCTGGCGATCTACGCCGGCGTTCCCGACGGCGACCTCGTGACGGTCGTCTTCGACGATCTACCGGTCCCCATCGACGACTCGATCTACCGCCACGCCAACGAGTTCGACCTCGAGCCCCTCGAAGACGTCACCGAGCCCGAGTCGACCCACGGCCTGCTGGTCGTCGAACGCGGCGGCGCCGCGTTGGGCGTGCTCGACGACGAGGGCGTCGAACCCCTCGAGAGCTTCGAGAGCGAGGTCCCCGGGAAGTCGAGCGCCGGCGGCCAGTCCGCCGAGCGGTTCGAACGCGACCGCGAGCGCCAGAAGCGAGAGTTCTTCGACGAGGTCGCCGACCGCGCCGAGCGGACGTTCCTCGGCGACGAGCCCGTCGACAGCGTCCTGCTGGGCGGAACGACCGGCACCGTCGAGACGTTCCGAGATGAGGCCGACCTCGATCACCGCCTCGAGGACCGGATCGTCGACGAGTTCGCCGTCGAGTACGCCACCCAGCAGGGCCTCGAGCAACTCGCCGAGAAGGGACAGGTGGCCCTCGAAGAACGCGATCGGGACGACGTTCGCGAGACGCTCGGCGAGTTCTTCGATCGGGTCGGCGACGATGATCCTGTCACCTACGGCCGCGAGGCAGTCGACGACGCCCTCGAGTTCGACGCGGTCGAGACGCTGCTGCTCTCGACGGGTCTGGATGGCGCGGACCTGCAGGAGCTCGGGGAGCGAACCGAACAGCAGGGCGGCGAAACCGTCGTCGTTCCCGACGACTTCCCCGACGGCACCCGGTTCGCCGAGGCGTTCGACGGGGTCGGAGCGCTGTTGCGATTCCCGATCGACTGA
- a CDS encoding response regulator — protein sequence MDGPNPFGEILLVEDNPGDVRLTKELLKETGLEPTVHVVSNGSDALDFLSQCGEYADAPRPDAILLDLHLPRMDGTDVLERMDDDVRDVLVIVLSGAQQDRAFESDEVEAVVDARVQKPLDPDEFNAIVQSLSEQPAE from the coding sequence ATGGATGGCCCAAATCCCTTTGGGGAAATACTTTTAGTGGAAGATAATCCCGGTGACGTCCGGTTGACCAAGGAGCTGTTGAAAGAGACCGGGCTCGAACCAACCGTCCACGTCGTCTCCAACGGGTCCGACGCGCTGGATTTTCTCTCTCAATGCGGCGAGTACGCCGACGCCCCGCGGCCGGACGCGATCCTCCTCGATCTTCACCTCCCGCGGATGGACGGGACGGACGTACTCGAGCGGATGGACGACGATGTCAGGGATGTTCTAGTGATCGTCCTCTCGGGCGCACAGCAAGACCGAGCGTTCGAATCCGACGAGGTCGAAGCCGTCGTCGACGCTCGCGTGCAGAAGCCGCTCGATCCGGACGAGTTCAACGCGATCGTGCAGTCGCTGTCGGAACAGCCCGCCGAGTAA
- a CDS encoding helix-turn-helix transcriptional regulator, producing MESALEEIEFLALSANRVEVLESLAEEGHTRNELAAATGASQATLGRILGDFRERSWIRREGSEYVATATGRLVASGITDLQRIIETERRLREVVDYLPRTELTFDLRRLADATITTPSQTRPNAPLSRLLELLEGADDVRTVSHAFNEQTLSLVQDRAETSEQTFRGVFSRSAIEALVDDAALRDRLEALLATDGTAIRVRDGSVPLAVMLLDDVVYLLLRDEQGVLRASIDTDDEAVRSWAEKTIAEYWTNADSLSDAGFSLE from the coding sequence ATGGAATCGGCACTCGAGGAGATCGAGTTCCTCGCGCTCTCGGCCAACCGTGTCGAGGTGCTCGAGTCCCTCGCCGAGGAGGGCCACACCCGCAACGAACTGGCCGCGGCGACCGGGGCCTCGCAGGCGACGCTGGGGCGCATTCTCGGCGATTTTCGGGAGCGGTCGTGGATCCGCCGCGAAGGCAGCGAGTACGTCGCGACGGCGACGGGCCGACTCGTCGCGTCGGGGATCACCGACCTCCAGCGGATCATCGAGACCGAACGGCGACTCCGCGAGGTCGTCGACTACCTGCCGCGTACGGAATTGACCTTCGACCTCCGACGGCTAGCCGACGCGACGATCACCACGCCCAGCCAGACCCGACCGAACGCGCCGCTGTCGCGGCTGCTCGAGTTGCTTGAGGGCGCCGACGACGTTCGGACGGTCTCCCACGCCTTCAATGAACAGACGCTATCGCTCGTCCAGGACCGGGCGGAAACGAGTGAGCAGACGTTTCGGGGCGTCTTCTCCCGAAGCGCGATCGAGGCCCTCGTCGACGACGCGGCGCTCCGGGACCGACTCGAGGCGCTGCTAGCGACCGACGGGACGGCGATCAGGGTCCGCGACGGGTCGGTTCCGCTCGCGGTGATGCTCCTCGACGACGTCGTCTACCTGCTCTTGCGCGACGAGCAGGGCGTCCTGCGGGCGTCGATCGACACCGACGACGAGGCGGTCCGGTCGTGGGCCGAGAAGACTATCGCGGAGTACTGGACGAACGCCGACTCGCTGTCGGACGCCGGATTCTCGCTCGAGTGA
- a CDS encoding metal-dependent hydrolase, with product MPWGHAAFGYVLYSLGHRFVTREPPNGPIVVLALLFGTQLPDLVDKTLSWGLHLFPQGYSVAHSILVAIPIGLLVLGATASGRRDIGIAFTVGYWSHLLGDAILAVPKLGVSPSDRLLWPVVTLPPYDSEVTLIGRVTAIFGELSGEMLTGEHLVFLAIYSIPYLLVFLLWIVDGAPGVAQFLRTDNR from the coding sequence ATGCCATGGGGACACGCGGCATTCGGCTACGTCCTGTACTCCCTCGGCCACCGGTTCGTGACGCGCGAGCCGCCGAACGGTCCGATCGTCGTTCTGGCTCTCCTGTTCGGCACGCAGCTCCCGGATCTCGTGGACAAAACGCTCTCGTGGGGTCTCCATCTCTTTCCGCAGGGGTATTCGGTTGCACACTCCATACTCGTCGCCATCCCGATCGGGTTGCTCGTCCTCGGGGCGACGGCGTCTGGACGCCGCGATATCGGCATCGCGTTCACCGTAGGCTATTGGTCGCACCTCCTCGGCGACGCGATTCTGGCGGTTCCGAAACTCGGCGTGTCGCCGAGCGATCGGCTCCTCTGGCCGGTCGTTACGCTGCCGCCGTACGACTCCGAGGTGACGCTGATCGGACGCGTCACTGCGATCTTCGGCGAACTCTCGGGCGAGATGCTGACCGGAGAGCACCTCGTCTTTCTCGCCATCTACTCGATACCGTATCTGCTGGTATTCTTGCTCTGGATCGTCGACGGAGCACCCGGCGTCGCGCAGTTTCTGCGCACGGATAACCGCTAG
- a CDS encoding FAD-dependent oxidoreductase: MSGKYDLVIVGGGISGASLLYTTAKFSDVDSIALIEKEREIAAINTNHTNNSQTLHFGDIETNYTLEKAEEVKEGAELLAGYLENHDDDREMHDKRSKMVLGVGKAEVAELEQRYEGEGFGDLFPKLQMIEREEIADYEPKVVEGRDPSKEMRALQTPDGYVVDYGAVTQSLVRQVKDESNVDVFTGTKVEDITPTLDGYTIETTDGRFDCEATVVAAGSHSLQIAKELGYGEGKVLLPIAGSFFLADDLLNGKVYTLQMKKLPFAAVHGDADVHDDSLTRFGPTAKLVPTLERGRISTVKDFLDVFGLNAAAFLSYANILSDRILLPYVLRNLVYDVPEVGPRQFLPHVQKVVPSVELEDIERAKGYGGVRPQIVDTTKKSLDMGEAKIVGDDIIFNITPSPGASTCLKNAVQDTRQVLEFLDGDYEFDEEAFRAETIDNFPRAN, encoded by the coding sequence ATGTCTGGCAAATATGACCTCGTTATCGTCGGCGGTGGGATCAGCGGTGCGTCGCTTCTATACACCACCGCGAAATTCTCGGACGTCGACTCCATCGCACTGATCGAGAAAGAACGGGAGATCGCCGCGATCAATACGAACCACACGAACAACTCCCAGACGCTCCACTTCGGCGATATCGAGACCAACTACACCCTCGAGAAGGCCGAAGAAGTCAAAGAAGGGGCAGAGCTCCTCGCGGGCTATCTCGAGAACCACGACGACGACCGCGAGATGCACGACAAGCGCAGCAAGATGGTGCTGGGCGTCGGCAAGGCGGAAGTCGCGGAACTCGAGCAGCGCTACGAGGGCGAGGGGTTCGGCGACCTCTTCCCAAAACTCCAGATGATCGAGCGCGAGGAGATCGCCGACTACGAGCCGAAGGTCGTGGAGGGTCGGGACCCCTCGAAGGAGATGCGCGCGTTACAGACGCCGGACGGCTACGTCGTCGACTACGGTGCGGTGACACAGTCGTTGGTCCGACAGGTCAAGGACGAATCCAACGTCGACGTCTTCACCGGGACGAAAGTCGAGGACATCACGCCGACGCTCGACGGCTACACGATCGAGACGACCGACGGCCGGTTCGACTGTGAGGCCACCGTCGTCGCCGCCGGCTCGCACAGCCTCCAGATCGCCAAGGAACTCGGCTACGGCGAGGGCAAAGTGTTGCTCCCCATCGCGGGCAGTTTCTTCCTCGCGGACGATCTGCTCAACGGGAAGGTCTACACACTCCAGATGAAGAAGCTCCCCTTCGCCGCGGTCCACGGCGACGCGGACGTCCACGACGACTCTCTCACGCGGTTCGGCCCGACCGCGAAGCTCGTCCCGACCCTCGAGCGCGGTCGCATCTCGACCGTAAAGGACTTCCTCGACGTGTTCGGGCTGAACGCGGCGGCGTTCCTCAGTTACGCGAACATCCTGTCCGACCGGATCCTCCTGCCGTACGTCCTCCGGAATCTCGTCTACGACGTCCCCGAGGTCGGCCCGCGACAGTTCCTCCCGCACGTCCAGAAGGTCGTCCCGAGCGTCGAACTCGAGGACATCGAGCGCGCGAAGGGGTACGGCGGCGTTCGGCCGCAGATCGTCGACACGACCAAGAAATCCCTCGACATGGGCGAGGCGAAGATCGTCGGCGACGACATCATCTTCAACATCACGCCGTCGCCGGGCGCCTCGACCTGTCTGAAAAACGCCGTGCAGGACACCCGGCAGGTCCTCGAGTTCCTCGACGGCGACTACGAGTTCGACGAGGAGGCGTTCCGCGCGGAGACGATCGACAACTTCCCGCGCGCGAACTGA
- a CDS encoding alpha/beta fold hydrolase yields MFGRDSERGTDGIDVAGAGNDRSIVFVHGAMFTRKMWLPQQRALSTEYQVVTFDLPGHGVYGDEQFRMEPAVDRLERAIEEHAGGTAVVVGLSLGGYVATEYATRRPETVDGLILSGSSVNPVGGMETLTRATGAIHRLATKPDIGCRVVEKLGYRWVRNRDLPADIEREIIDSGIYPREFGNAGPFIAGEDFRGKLSTYPGPTLVLNGENDKLMRRGEQKHAAAAQDGRVEVLAGVGHICNLHRPETYTDRVRNFVRQRVAARR; encoded by the coding sequence ATGTTCGGTCGAGACAGCGAGCGCGGAACCGACGGTATCGACGTCGCCGGCGCGGGAAACGATCGGTCGATCGTGTTCGTCCACGGCGCGATGTTCACGCGGAAGATGTGGCTCCCCCAACAGCGGGCGCTATCGACTGAGTACCAAGTCGTCACGTTCGACCTGCCGGGCCACGGCGTCTACGGCGACGAGCAGTTCCGGATGGAGCCCGCGGTCGACCGCCTCGAGCGCGCCATCGAGGAGCACGCCGGCGGCACGGCGGTCGTGGTCGGGCTCTCGCTGGGCGGCTACGTCGCGACGGAGTACGCCACACGCCGTCCCGAGACGGTCGACGGGCTGATTCTGTCTGGCTCGAGCGTAAATCCCGTCGGGGGGATGGAGACGCTCACGCGGGCGACTGGGGCCATCCATCGGCTCGCCACGAAGCCCGATATTGGCTGTCGAGTCGTCGAAAAACTCGGCTACCGCTGGGTTCGCAACCGCGATCTCCCCGCGGACATCGAGCGAGAGATCATCGACTCGGGCATCTACCCGCGGGAGTTCGGCAACGCGGGACCGTTCATCGCGGGCGAGGACTTCCGGGGGAAGCTGTCGACCTACCCCGGCCCGACGCTCGTGCTCAACGGCGAGAACGACAAGCTCATGCGCCGCGGCGAGCAGAAGCACGCGGCGGCGGCCCAGGACGGTCGCGTCGAGGTGCTCGCCGGTGTCGGCCACATCTGTAATCTCCACCGGCCGGAGACGTACACGGACCGCGTCCGGAACTTCGTGCGACAGCGCGTCGCCGCGCGGCGCTGA
- a CDS encoding DMT family transporter: MIDRRTLAFFVCSSVFFGGTFVAAKAGLEYFPPLLFVAIRFDVAALVMLGYVALTASGDDLLPETRGDVVAILATGGLVIGLANALLFVGQQYATSAVGSIVFSLNPILTPVFAAVLLSDERLSRRGAIGMGLGLIGVVLVVSPDPTALLGGDAFGRAILFAGAISAALGAVLIRRAGSTATLSSTVRIAWGLPIAAALCHGFAYSTGESMSAITWTTDALVALGYVSIVAGVLAYIAYFGLLEATEATTANLIFYVVPVVSTLGGWAILDEAVATSAIVGFLTIFAGFAVIGSDSIDIRSRLPGPTAEAPACEEGASVTEEPRGYRSD; encoded by the coding sequence GTGATCGACCGTCGAACGCTCGCGTTCTTCGTCTGCTCGAGCGTGTTCTTCGGGGGAACGTTCGTCGCGGCGAAGGCCGGCCTCGAGTACTTCCCGCCGCTGCTGTTCGTCGCGATTCGATTCGACGTCGCCGCGCTGGTCATGCTGGGGTACGTCGCGCTCACCGCGTCGGGCGACGACCTCCTGCCCGAAACGCGGGGCGACGTCGTCGCGATCCTCGCGACCGGCGGCCTCGTGATCGGACTAGCGAACGCCCTCCTGTTCGTCGGCCAGCAGTACGCGACCAGCGCCGTCGGCTCGATCGTCTTCAGTCTCAACCCGATTCTGACGCCGGTGTTCGCGGCCGTTCTTCTCTCGGACGAACGGCTCTCGCGGCGCGGTGCGATCGGGATGGGACTTGGACTGATCGGCGTCGTGCTCGTGGTCAGCCCCGACCCCACGGCCCTGCTGGGCGGCGACGCGTTCGGGCGAGCGATCCTCTTCGCCGGCGCGATCAGCGCCGCGCTGGGCGCGGTCCTCATCCGCCGGGCCGGCTCGACGGCCACGCTCTCGAGTACGGTCCGGATCGCGTGGGGACTCCCGATCGCGGCGGCCCTCTGTCACGGCTTCGCCTACTCGACCGGCGAGTCGATGAGTGCCATCACGTGGACGACCGACGCGCTCGTCGCGCTGGGCTACGTCAGCATCGTCGCCGGCGTTCTCGCGTACATCGCCTACTTCGGGCTGCTCGAGGCGACCGAGGCGACCACGGCGAACCTGATCTTCTACGTCGTACCCGTCGTCTCGACGCTGGGCGGCTGGGCGATCTTGGACGAGGCCGTCGCGACGTCGGCGATCGTCGGCTTCCTGACGATCTTCGCCGGCTTCGCTGTCATTGGCAGCGACTCGATCGACATCCGTTCACGGCTGCCCGGCCCGACGGCCGAAGCGCCCGCCTGCGAGGAGGGAGCGTCCGTCACCGAGGAACCGCGCGGGTACCGCTCGGACTGA